GGGCCAGCTTGAGGTTTTCCTCGACCGTGAGGCCCGCGATGATGCGCCGGTCCTCGGGCACCAGCGCAAGGCCCGCAGCGGCGGCTTCGTGGCTGGCCATCTTGTGCAGCGGCTGGTGGTCAAGCCAGACTTCGCCCTTGCGCAATTCGGGATTGCCGATCTGCGCGATGGTGCGCAGCGTCGATGTCTTGCCCGCGCCGTTGCGGCCCAGAAGGGCAAGGATCTCGCCCTCGTGGACGTTGAAGCTGACGCCCTGCACGATATAGCTTTCGCCGTAGTAGGCGTGGATGTCCCAGACCGACAGGAAGGCGGGGGCGGAAGACGCGTGATTGGCGCTGTTTGGTTTGGTTTCGGTGGTCATCTTCGTGTCCCTCTTACGCGGCCTGTGTTTCGCCCAGATAGGCTTCTTTCACCTTCGGATGGCCCTTGATCTTGTCGGGGGTATCCTCGACCAGCGGGGTGCCTTGCGCCAGAACGGTGATCCGCTCCGCCAGCGAAAACACCACGTGCATGTCGTGTTCGATGATGGCGATGGTGATGTCGCGGTCCTGCTTGATCTGCTTGAGCAGGTCGATGGTGTTGTTGGTATCGGCGCGCGCCATGCCGGCGGTCGGTTCATCCAGCAGCAACAGGCGCGGGTCCTGCGCCAGACACATGGCGATCTCCAGCCGGCGCTTGTCGCCGCGTGACAGGGAGGCGGCGTGCATGTGGCGCTTGTCGACCATCTTCATCTCGAGCAGCATTTTCTCGGCTGTCTCGATGATGCCGGTCTCGCGGCCCACACTCTCGTAGGCGTGCATCCGGAACGCCCCGTCGCGCTTGGCGAAACACGGGATCATCATGTTTTCCATCACCGTCAGATCCCCGAAAATCTCGGGGGTCTGGAACACACGCGAAATGCCCATCTGGTTGATTTCGTAGGGTTTGCGCCCCAGCACCGACTGGCCGTCGAACATCACCGATCCGGTGTCTGGGATCAGCTTGCCCACGAGGCAGTTGAGCAGGGTGGATTTACCGGCCCCGTTGGGCCCGATGATCGCGTGAACCGAGTTTTCCGCGATCGACAGGTTCACGTTCCCCAGCGCCTGAAGGCCTCCGAACCGCTTGCC
Above is a genomic segment from Sulfitobacter sp. HNIBRBA3233 containing:
- a CDS encoding ABC transporter ATP-binding protein, producing MAILEVKNVGKRFGGLQALGNVNLSIAENSVHAIIGPNGAGKSTLLNCLVGKLIPDTGSVMFDGQSVLGRKPYEINQMGISRVFQTPEIFGDLTVMENMMIPCFAKRDGAFRMHAYESVGRETGIIETAEKMLLEMKMVDKRHMHAASLSRGDKRRLEIAMCLAQDPRLLLLDEPTAGMARADTNNTIDLLKQIKQDRDITIAIIEHDMHVVFSLAERITVLAQGTPLVEDTPDKIKGHPKVKEAYLGETQAA